From Desulfomonilaceae bacterium, the proteins below share one genomic window:
- a CDS encoding chemotaxis response regulator protein-glutamate methylesterase — protein MIKVLIVDDSAVVRDLLKHIFESDPGIVVIGEAKDGKEAIELAAANKPDVITMDIEMPRINGFEATRRIMETNPVPIVIITGSWDPKDVAKAWSAMEAGAVAALEKPRYSTEADYKKDAENIIDTVKLMSEVKVVRRWPSTRSSVAPSHTSNHIPKEPSPDRYGIVAIGASTGGPPVIKELLGSLPANFSAPIVVVQHIAKNFTAGFVEWLDRSSPLNVKVAKHTDRLEAGTVYVAPDGSHMRVDLSNHVVLTDDPPENGLRPSVSYLFRSVAKIFGNRAVGILLTGMGKDGANELKMLRDKGSITIAQDKESSVVHGMPGEAIKLGGASHIASPDKIAALLLRLVGGGQKK, from the coding sequence ATGATCAAAGTGCTGATTGTGGACGATTCCGCTGTAGTGCGGGATCTTCTAAAACATATTTTTGAATCCGATCCTGGAATTGTTGTCATCGGTGAGGCCAAAGATGGAAAAGAGGCCATTGAACTCGCCGCGGCCAATAAACCTGATGTCATTACTATGGATATTGAGATGCCTCGAATCAATGGGTTCGAAGCCACTCGGCGGATTATGGAAACTAACCCGGTTCCAATTGTCATAATAACAGGAAGCTGGGACCCTAAAGATGTCGCCAAGGCCTGGTCCGCCATGGAAGCCGGGGCCGTCGCAGCGCTTGAGAAACCGAGATATTCTACAGAAGCGGATTATAAAAAAGACGCTGAAAACATTATTGACACCGTAAAACTCATGTCAGAGGTGAAGGTGGTTCGCAGGTGGCCCTCAACCAGGTCCAGTGTAGCGCCCTCCCATACCTCGAATCACATACCGAAAGAACCGAGTCCGGACCGGTATGGAATAGTGGCAATAGGAGCTTCAACAGGAGGACCTCCAGTAATTAAGGAACTCCTGGGGAGCCTGCCTGCAAACTTTTCCGCGCCCATCGTTGTGGTGCAACACATTGCCAAGAATTTCACCGCCGGATTTGTAGAATGGCTGGATCGCTCTTCCCCTCTCAACGTTAAAGTTGCGAAACATACGGACCGCCTGGAGGCGGGTACCGTATATGTAGCTCCGGATGGATCCCACATGAGAGTAGATTTGTCCAACCATGTCGTATTGACCGATGATCCACCTGAAAATGGGCTGAGGCCTTCTGTCTCTTATCTTTTTCGATCGGTTGCTAAGATATTTGGAAACAGGGCTGTCGGAATACTTCTTACAGGTATGGGTAAAGATGGGGCCAACGAACTGAAAATGCTCAGGGACAAAGGCTCAATAACCATAGCCCAAGACAAAGAAAGCTCCGTAGTCCATGGCATGCCCGGAGAGGCCATAAAGTTAGGCGGAGCATCCCACATAGCTTCCCCCGATAAAATAGCCGCTTTGCTTCTAAGACTGGTAGGCGGAGGCCAAAAGAAATGA